cctcctaataatccccatctctgaactggctccatcgccctgctctcctccccactgagagctggtgtgtggggagaggactggagcatcatgcAGGTGGGGTGACACATTGGTGGTagcagtgggattccccatgagCTGGAAAGGGAATGATTCGTTATTCTGTGTCCTTTCCCTGCGGCGCTTGTTGCGGGTGATGGGCGTTGGCCCGTGGGTAACGGCGCGCCAATGGTGCCTTTGCAGATCATCGTGGAGCGAGTGGCCAGGGCGCGGGTTCCCGATCTGCAGAAGAAGAAATACCTCGTCCCCAGCGACTTGACAGGTAGACCAGGAGGGAGggcgggggggggcgggggtttAACAAGGGAAAGAGGCCCCAGCAGCCTCCTGTCCCGTGACAGCCGGCCCACCCCCTGTCCGTCTCTCCCGCAGTGGGGCAGTTCTGCTTCCTGATCCGGCAGCGGATCTCCCTGCGGCCGGAGGAGGCGCTGTTCTTCTTCGTCGACAACGCCCTGCCCCCCTCCGGCGCCACGCTGGCCCAGATCTACCAGGTCAGTCCGCTCCCGGGTCGGTCCGACGTCCCGATAGCTCTCTCTCCGCCACGCtgggcaggtgtgagcctgctcaCTGCCTGGATGGGAGGtcaactaaggctgctgctggaagaggtgtgagtggggccagcagggggcgctcaccctgcggtctgtgtgggtcctaatgccccagtatattgacggggacactacactgtaaacaggcgccgtctttcggatgagacgtaaaaccgaggtcctgactctctgtggtcattaaaaatcccagggtgtttctcaaaaagagtaggggtgtaaccccggtgtcctggccagatttcccattggcccttacccatcatggcctcctaataatccccctctctgaattggcttcatcactctgctctcctccccactgagagctggtgtgtggggagaggactggagcatcatccaggtggggctgcacactggtggtggtggaggggatccccattacctgtacagccct
This DNA window, taken from Lepisosteus oculatus isolate fLepOcu1 chromosome 23, fLepOcu1.hap2, whole genome shotgun sequence, encodes the following:
- the LOC102692047 gene encoding gamma-aminobutyric acid receptor-associated protein-like 1, translated to MGSRYQRSVPLPVRRAEGQRIREKHPDKIPIIVERVARARVPDLQKKKYLVPSDLTVGQFCFLIRQRISLRPEEALFFFVDNALPPSGATLAQIYQDHHAEDLFLYVAYSDESVYGA